A single genomic interval of Eurosta solidaginis isolate ZX-2024a chromosome 3, ASM4086904v1, whole genome shotgun sequence harbors:
- the LOC137245270 gene encoding uncharacterized protein — MNLNENNNKQTIINELFSKRLSNITIMTNSILNAISKDNSIIDEIVVDLQSKIRLIKDELINIKYAIQWAKGNILNTVILNKQEVKVALEKLKAEEMPFNNAEEALEFSKINVLCKEMIIIYMVKIPLTSNETFRKIILRPVKKQNNIAINIQYDEILKCKNITYGIRKPCEIYNEISICNRNNLVDLSEDQCIPRLINCLNSSCSTMSGQHISGVEEVQPGIILLNNFNGQIEVNEAPQELNGTHLIQFYNSTVKINNQLYRNIASQPFEAIPSVLQLTPAEKGHMDILSLEVLQELHINNTKRIDFLRKTTFSIGTLTIVTIIALVGILIITRTRKSISIEYIGKSQAAQAEIPTGVLPSQTNKIPTYIKFNDLPFF, encoded by the coding sequence ATGAACCTAAAtgaaaataacaataaacaaacgATAATAAATGAACTTTTTAGTAAAAGGTTAAGCAATATTACCATAATgacaaattcaattttaaatgcaataAGTAAGGATAATAGTATAATCGATGAAATTGTAGTAGATTTGCAAAGTAAAATAAGGTTAATAAAAgatgaattaataaatataaaatacgccATACAATGGGCTAAAGGAAATATCCTTAATACTGTAATACTTAACAAACAGGAAGTAAAAGTAGCATTAGAAAAATTAAAGGCAGAAGAAATGCCATTTAACAACGCAGAAGAAGCGttagaattttcaaaaataaatgttttatgtaAAGAAATGATAATTATCTATATGGTAAAAATTCCACTTACAAGTAATGAAACTTTTAGGAAAATAATATTAAGgccagtaaaaaaacaaaataatattgcaataaatattcaatacgatgaaattttgaaatgtaaaaacATTACATACGGCATTCGTAAGCCATGCGAAATATACAATGAAATATCAATATGTAATAGAAATAATTTAGTAGACTTAAGCGAAGATCAATGTATACCTAGATTAATAAATTGTTTGAATTCGAGTTGCTCTACGATGTCAGGTCAGCACATATCTGGGGTAGAAGAAGTACAACCAGGCATTATCCTGCTAAACAACTTCAATGGTCAGATAGAAGTTAACGAGGCACCACAAGAACTTAATGGGACACACCTTATCCAATTTTATAATTCaacagtaaaaataaataatcagTTATACAGAAATATTGCATCCCAACCATTTGAAGCCATACCTTCAGTCCTGCAGCTAACCCCAGCTGAAAAAGGTCATATGGACATTTTATCATTAGAAGTTCTGCAAGAGCTAcacatcaacaacacaaagcgaaTTGATTTTTTGAGAAAGACAACATTTTCTATTGGGACACTGACAATCGTAACCATCATAGCGCTGGTGGGTATATTAATTATCACCCGTACACGTAAATCAATTAGTATTGAATACATTGGAAAAAGCCAAGCAGCTCAAGCCGAAATTCCTACAGGGGTTTTACCCAGCCAGACGAATAAAATCCCGACCTACATCAAGTTCAATGATCTTCCCTTCTTCTAA